One part of the Glycine soja cultivar W05 chromosome 11, ASM419377v2, whole genome shotgun sequence genome encodes these proteins:
- the LOC114376146 gene encoding large ribosomal RNA subunit accumulation protein YCED homolog 2, chloroplastic isoform X2, whose product MANAGNLISPRNFNPIIFNPYHYATKLKTLRLLSRFHSYNNNATVTASKRKDDLQSPLIGKNTSRAPRRLITISPGDGKYHGDWTCDYRVSLHDLELQDLIEDDNNSRKDAQVFINLSIQKHASFGLSVDGRVTTSFTRKCSTCSSPYCRQIDAKFNVWVLIARRDDRKIPLPDIGGDPNVIYVRPGYEVDLDSLVQDAIRLNSVVKDTCSELCEKSEGTIQYITGQGQASVDKRWSRLLELKKENL is encoded by the exons ATGGCAAATGCTGGAAATCTGATATCACCAAGGAACTTTAATCCAATAATATTCAATCCATACCACTATGCAACTAAGCTCAAAACCTTGAGGTTGCTCTCTCGGTTTCACTCTTACAACAATAATGCCACTGTCACTGCTTCCAAAAGAAAGGATGACTTGCAATCTCCATTG ATTGGGAAGAACACGAGCAGGGCTCCTCGCCGTCTGATCACAATATCACCAGGTGATGGCAAATATCATGGGGATTGGACTTGTGACTATCGCGTCTCTTTGCACGACCTAGAGTTACAGGATTTGATTGAAGATGATAATAACTCACGTAAGGATGCTCAAGTTTTCATCAATCTCTCTATCCAAAAG CATGCTAGCTTTGGTTTATCGGTGGATGGAAGAGTCACCACATCCTTCACTAGAAAATGTAGCACCTGTTCTTCTCCGTATTGCCGACAG ATTGATGCAAAATTTAACGTATGGGTTCTTATAGCACGTAGAGATGACCGCAAGATACCGCTACCTGATATTGGAGGTGACCCTAAT GTGATTTATGTTAGACCGGGATACGAAGTTGATCTTGATTCTCTTGTACAAGATGCCATCCGATTAAACTCTGTAGTAAAA GATACTTGCTCAGAATTGTGCGAGAAATCTGAGGGTACAATACAat ATATAACTGGACAAGGCCAAGCTTCTGTTGATAAAAGGTGGTCAAGACTATTGGaactaaagaaagaaaatttatgA
- the LOC114376146 gene encoding large ribosomal RNA subunit accumulation protein YCED homolog 2, chloroplastic isoform X1 has product MANAGNLISPRNFNPIIFNPYHYATKLKTLRLLSRFHSYNNNATVTASKRKDDLQSPLIGKNTSRAPRRLITISPGDGKYHGDWTCDYRVSLHDLELQDLIEDDNNSRKDAQVFINLSIQKHASFGLSVDGRVTTSFTRKCSTCSSPYCRQIDAKFNVWVLIARRDDRKIPLPDIGGDPNVIYVRPGYEVDLDSLVQDAIRLNSVVKVYLAELQIMILQDTCSELCEKSEGTIQYITGQGQASVDKRWSRLLELKKENL; this is encoded by the exons ATGGCAAATGCTGGAAATCTGATATCACCAAGGAACTTTAATCCAATAATATTCAATCCATACCACTATGCAACTAAGCTCAAAACCTTGAGGTTGCTCTCTCGGTTTCACTCTTACAACAATAATGCCACTGTCACTGCTTCCAAAAGAAAGGATGACTTGCAATCTCCATTG ATTGGGAAGAACACGAGCAGGGCTCCTCGCCGTCTGATCACAATATCACCAGGTGATGGCAAATATCATGGGGATTGGACTTGTGACTATCGCGTCTCTTTGCACGACCTAGAGTTACAGGATTTGATTGAAGATGATAATAACTCACGTAAGGATGCTCAAGTTTTCATCAATCTCTCTATCCAAAAG CATGCTAGCTTTGGTTTATCGGTGGATGGAAGAGTCACCACATCCTTCACTAGAAAATGTAGCACCTGTTCTTCTCCGTATTGCCGACAG ATTGATGCAAAATTTAACGTATGGGTTCTTATAGCACGTAGAGATGACCGCAAGATACCGCTACCTGATATTGGAGGTGACCCTAAT GTGATTTATGTTAGACCGGGATACGAAGTTGATCTTGATTCTCTTGTACAAGATGCCATCCGATTAAACTCTGTAGTAAAAGTATATTTAGCAGAATTGCAAATCATGATTTTACAA GATACTTGCTCAGAATTGTGCGAGAAATCTGAGGGTACAATACAat ATATAACTGGACAAGGCCAAGCTTCTGTTGATAAAAGGTGGTCAAGACTATTGGaactaaagaaagaaaatttatgA
- the LOC114376146 gene encoding uncharacterized protein LOC114376146 isoform X3 — MANAGNLISPRNFNPIIFNPYHYATKLKTLRLLSRFHSYNNNATVTASKRKDDLQSPLIGKNTSRAPRRLITISPGDGKYHGDWTCDYRVSLHDLELQDLIEDDNNSRKDAQVFINLSIQKSVEHGNASMLALVYRWMEESPHPSLENVAPVLLRIADSCRGGIRDYNGSVIVSFAFKLGVCSITQAELWAVVLGIQNSMVT, encoded by the exons ATGGCAAATGCTGGAAATCTGATATCACCAAGGAACTTTAATCCAATAATATTCAATCCATACCACTATGCAACTAAGCTCAAAACCTTGAGGTTGCTCTCTCGGTTTCACTCTTACAACAATAATGCCACTGTCACTGCTTCCAAAAGAAAGGATGACTTGCAATCTCCATTG ATTGGGAAGAACACGAGCAGGGCTCCTCGCCGTCTGATCACAATATCACCAGGTGATGGCAAATATCATGGGGATTGGACTTGTGACTATCGCGTCTCTTTGCACGACCTAGAGTTACAGGATTTGATTGAAGATGATAATAACTCACGTAAGGATGCTCAAGTTTTCATCAATCTCTCTATCCAAAAG TCCGTTGAACATGGTAATGCCAGCATGCTAGCTTTGGTTTATCGGTGGATGGAAGAGTCACCACATCCTTCACTAGAAAATGTAGCACCTGTTCTTCTCCGTATTGCCGACAG CTGTAGGGGAGGGATCCGAGACTATAATGGTTCGGTTATTGTTTCATTTGCTTTCAAGTTGGGTGTTTGTTCGATTACGCAAGCTGAGCTTTGGGCCGTTGTGCTTGGAATTCAAAATAGCATGGTCACGTAG
- the LOC114376150 gene encoding DPH4 homolog → MLLDKNDTQETHYEVLNVKEDANYEEIRASYRSAVLSLHPDKLLKTSETSSSNQTAEERFLKVQKAWEILSNSSSRSFYDNDLRSSRQDVLAADVAEDLSLQDMMIEDDGEALELFYQCRCGDYFSVDSLELKNMGYSLLREGSGISIMNVDTSPGSVILPCGSCSLKARLLINMDVN, encoded by the coding sequence ATGCTTCTGGACAAGAATGATACTCAGGAAACCCATTATGAGGTTCTCAATGTAAAGGAAGATGCAAATTATGAAGAAATTCGTGCTAGTTATAGAAGTGCTGTACTCAGCTTACATCCTGATAAGCTATTGAAGACGTCCGAGACATCCAGCAGCAATCAAACAGCGGAAGAGAGATTTCTTAAAGTACAAAAGGCGTGGGAGATTCTGAGTAATTCAAGCTCCCGCTCGTTTTATGATAATGACCTGCGTAGTTCAAGGCAGGATGTCTTGGCTGCTGATGTTGCCGAAGATTTGAGCTTGCAGGATATGATGATTgaagatgatggagaagcaTTGGAACTGTTTTACCAATGCAGATGTGGTGATTACTTCTCTGTAGACTCGTTGGAATTGAAGAATATGGGATATTCCTTATTGAGGGAGGGAAGTGGGATATCTATAATGAATGTTGATACATCACCAGGATCAGTGATTCTTCCTTGTGGATCTTGTTCGTTAAAAGCTCGTTTGCTAATCAATATGGATgtcaattga